In Helianthus annuus cultivar XRQ/B chromosome 8, HanXRQr2.0-SUNRISE, whole genome shotgun sequence, a single genomic region encodes these proteins:
- the LOC110872331 gene encoding 40S ribosomal protein S25, whose amino-acid sequence MAPKKEKAPPPSSKPAKSGGGKQKKKKWSKGKQKEKVNNMVLFDKATYDKLLSEAPKFKLITPSILSDRLRINGSLARKAIKDLMARGAIRMVSAHASQQIYTRATNT is encoded by the exons ATG GCGCCGAAGAAGGAGAAAGCTCCCCCACCGTCATCAAAGCCGGCCAAATCTGGTGGCGGAAAGCAGAAAAAGAAG AAGTGGAGCAAAGGAAAGCAAAAGGAGAAGGTGAACAACATGGTTTTGTTCGACAAGGCGACGTACGACAAGCTTCTTTCTGAAGCTCCTAAGTTCAAGCTCATCACTCCTTCCATCTTGTCAGACAGACTAAGG ATTAATGGTTCGTTGGCGAGGAAAGCGATCAAGGATTTGATGGCAAGAGGTGCTATTAGGATGGTATCTGCTCATGCTAGTCAACAAATCTACACCAGAGCCACCAATACTTGA
- the LOC110872330 gene encoding L-type lectin-domain containing receptor kinase VIII.2, producing the protein MASITIFLSTLIILFIHVQATDHKEVAINITKHFNFPDFTTPKTAHNLMLLGSSTVDKTGRVQIPDTNPKDVDLKHLAGRAMYAYPVRVFDPVTRTPASFKTTFSFQLETTRSSVASGGGGGGGGGSGFTFMLAPDEFTVGRAGPWLGMLNDACDEEYKAVGIEFDTRENVEFGDPNDNHIGINLGSIVSTITVNVSEFGVDLKNGEIQRAWIDYHGQDRFLEIRLGSDSQGYPTKPVFAGKLDISEFLKEYMFVGFSASTGNFTQIHNLISWNFTSTSRASLRVPSLETCESKIITGNGGGDGGNLNGFFIFMSVVLLAIVALVSIYYNHKRGREKPNKVAMLPEVKERPRPPNKPRRFTISEVSSATRCFDELHKVAHDERGDAYRGTLLNGCQVVVKRFSVEYFKSHGVNRRHVCKQIKAMSKLRHPNLVPIRGWCFDHQETIVVYDYVQNGVLDDWLYGIGVLPWSRRLKVVRDVAHALNYLHSQNHAHKNVKTSSVFIDVSVRALLGDFGFLMPGAESNRLVEAIGQPTDVFEFGVVLLEVVAGRNRYRYRSRTESSSESNLESDELDSDLLQWAWTMHEMNKKERLVDERMGLVLTLDQAVRVVDIGLLCTLKENAGRPSMSEVTEYLKFETEIPELPSNRPVTLFPYTSTTQLCGNPYMCASFK; encoded by the coding sequence ATGGCATCCATCACCATCTTTCTTTCAACCCTAATAATCTTATTCATTCATGTTCAAGCAACTGATCACAAAGAAGTAGCCATTAATATCACAAAACACTTCAATTTTCCAGACTTCACCACCCCAAAAACTGCTCACAACCTCATGCTGCTAGGCAGCTCCACAGTGGACAAAACGGGTCGGGTTCAGATACCCGATACAAACCCGAAAGATGTTGATCTTAAACACCTGGCTGGCCGGGCTATGTACGCGTACCCGGTCAGGGTTTTCGACCCGGTTACACGTACCCCGGCTTCGTTTAAAACGACTTTCTCGTTTCAACTTGAAACCACGCGGTCAAGTGTGGcttctggtggtggtggtggtggcggcggtggaaGTGGTTTTACGTTTATGTTAGCGCCGGACGAATTCACGGTCGGGCGGGCAGGGCCGTGGCTTGGTATGTTAAATGATGCGTGTGATGAAGAATATAAAGCCGTCGGGATTGAATTCGACACACGGGAAAATGTCGAATTCGGGGATCCTAATGATAACCATATCGGGATTAATTTGGGTTCGATTGTATCGACAATCACAGTGAACGTGTCCGAATTCGGTGTTGATTTGAAAAATGGGGAGATACAGAGAGCTTGGATTGATTATCATGGTCAAGACCGGTTTTTGGAGATCCGGTTAGGGTCCGATAGCCAGGGTTATCCTACGAAACCTGTTTTCGCGGGGAAACTTGATATATCGGAATTTCTGAAAGAGTACATGTTTGTTGGGTTTTCGGCTTCTACGGGGAATTTTACGCAGATTCATAACTTGATTTCGTGGAATTTTACATCGACTAGTCGGGCTTCTCTTCGTGTACCGTCGCTGGAAACGTGTGAAAGCAAGATCATTACCGGAAATGGTGGTGGAGATGGTGGCAATTTGAATGGTTTCTTTATATTTATGTCAGTTGTTTTGCTTGCGATTGTTGCTTTGGTGAGTATATACTACAATCACAAGCGGGGTAGAGAGAAACCGAACAAGGTGGCTATGCTACCGGAGGTGAAAGAGCGGCCTCGACCGCCAAACAAACCGCGGAGGTTCACCATTTCGGAGGTTTCATCGGCTACTCGCTGTTTTGATGAGCTACACAAGGTAGCACATGATGAAAGGGGTGATGCATACAGAGGTACATTGTTAAACGGGTGCCAAGTGGTGGTGAAGCGGTTTTCTGTCGAATATTTCAAGTCTCACGGTGTTAACCGGCGGCACGTGTGTAAACAGATCAAAGCGATGAGCAAGTTACGCCACCCTAATCTAGTGCCAATTAGAGGGTGGTGCTTCGACCACCAAGAAACCATAGTTGTTTACGATTATGTACAGAACGGGGTTCTTGATGACTGGTTGTATGGGATCGGTGTCTTGCCATGGAGCAGGCGGCTCAAGGTGGTTCGAGACGTGGCACACGCATTGAATTACCTTCACTCACAAAACCATGCTCATAAAAACGTGAAAACGAGTAGTGTGTTTATCGACGTAAGTGTTCGAGCCTTGCTTGGTGATTTCGGGTTTCTAATGCCAGGTGCAGAATCAAACCGGCTCGTGGAAGCAATTGGTCAACCGACTGACGTTTTTGAGTTCGGGGTGGTTCTACTAGAGGTTGTAGCGGGAAGAAACCGGTATAGGTATAGGTCTAGGACCGAGTCTAGCTCTGAGTCTAACCTTGAAAGTGACGAGTTAGACTCGGACCTATTACAATGGGCATGGACCATGCATGAGATGAACAAGAAAGAAAGGCTTGTTGATGAAAGAATGGGTTTGGTGTTAACCCTAGACCAGGCGGTTCGAGTTGTGGATATCGGGTTATTGTGTACGCTAAAAGAGAACGCGGGGCGGCCAAGCATGTCGGAAGTGACGGAGTATTTGAAATTCGAGACGGAGATTCCCGAATTGCCCTCAAATAGGCCTGTGACTTTGTTCCCTTATACAAGCACGACACAGCTTTGTGGTAATCCTTACATGTGTGCTTCTTTTAAGTGA